In Sphingobacterium sp. SRCM116780, the genomic stretch ACTGCGTTAAAACCGAACAATCCCATATGGATCCCATCAATCGACTCTCCATTGACATGTGAAATATAAGCTCCCAATATTGATCCGACTAGACCATATAGTGCAGCAGCTGGTGAACTGATAAAAACTGCAATAAAGAAAATAACTCCTGAAAGAACACCTCCTTGAAAAATCACTTCACCAAAAGCATTGGTACCCGTTAAAAAATCACTATAATCTACAGGTTCTATTTTTGCCGTTATCATTTCCGAAGGTAGAGTCTGAGTAAAGTGATGCAGAACAAAAACGCTAATCCATGTTATGAGAATAAAAGGAAAAGTAAATACTGGAATTTTCTTTTGAATAAAGAAATGCTGAATAATGCTTGCTAGCGCTCCCCCTATGACAATAAGAACCCAGATCAATAATGTCGTCTGAAAGACAAAGGATAAAGCAACTCCTACAAGTGCCGCACTAAAACCATATAATCCTGCATTGATTTCAGATTTATTATAATTCAACTTCATCGCGATATAGGTTCCTGTCGCTGTAGCGACTATGACAGCAACACCACCCTGCCAGCTTCCCATAAAAATACCGATCAGAAACAGAAGCCCAGTCCATCTGTTTTCCTGAAGCATGATTTGCCCGATTCCTTTTAAGATGTTATCGATAAAAGGAATTTTCTCAAAAAATTTATCCATTGTTATTATTTATTTAATTTTTACCATCCTAAAAAAACCATTCCTATTCCGCAAACTGTCACTACAGCTCCGCTTACAATTCCCATGTAGCGTTCCAATTTTTCTGTATTGAATAACGTGGAATAGCCGTAACGTCCCAATAACACCATCCCCAGCATTGTTAAAACTGTCGTTATTGTAAAAGAAGTAACTAAAATCATCGTTTCGTACATGGAATGTTTCACTCCTGAATAGAACAATAGCGGAATCAAAGGCTCACTTGGACCCATCACAAAAATCATGAAAAGAACAAGCGGCGTAACTTTTATTCTTTTTTGAGGCATGACTATTTCTTCATGGTTGTGTTGGTAGACATAAACATCGTCTCCTAATACATCAAAATGTTTATGAGGTTTATTTCGAATAGCCTGAATTAGACCATAGATAAGATATACTCCACCAAAAGTAAGTAATGCCCATCCCGAAAAATTTCCTCTCAAATCCTGAAACCATGAAATTTTGTTAAGCTGCCAA encodes the following:
- a CDS encoding urea transporter, whose product is MDKFFEKIPFIDNILKGIGQIMLQENRWTGLLFLIGIFMGSWQGGVAVIVATATGTYIAMKLNYNKSEINAGLYGFSAALVGVALSFVFQTTLLIWVLIVIGGALASIIQHFFIQKKIPVFTFPFILITWISVFVLHHFTQTLPSEMITAKIEPVDYSDFLTGTNAFGEVIFQGGVLSGVIFFIAVFISSPAAALYGLVGSILGAYISHVNGESIDGIHMGLFGFNAVLSAIVFSGFKKVDGVWVLLSVLITVLIDDFLIDHNILSEVGGVLTFPFVAGTWATLLLQKIFLPKVVSKEKIEEQ